In the genome of Magnolia sinica isolate HGM2019 chromosome 2, MsV1, whole genome shotgun sequence, one region contains:
- the LOC131225741 gene encoding uncharacterized protein LOC131225741, with translation MLKRGQEQGLLRGIEMSSLSAPLTHIQFVDDTLIFSEASNEKIEHLLIALRCFEAISRLRINLNKSKILGVNVLQKSLQKFASTLDCRIDSFPTYFVGLPLSVGSLPKSMWERVTNARGRFLESMEKIRRDFLWFGKENQRKIHLLEWNQVCKVFREGVANVKILKLMNLTLLGKWAWRFASDQDALWSSIVRGKYGASHGNWWPKDKSHYKVSQIWKGILKAKNHVIANSRYVLGNGSATHF, from the exons ATGCTAAAGAGAGGTCAGGAGCAAGGTCTTCTTCGTGGCATTGAGATGTCGAGTCTGTCAGCTCCCCTAACTCATATTCAGTTCGTTGATGACACCCTAATATTCTCTGAAGCTTCGAATGAGAAAATTGAGCACCTTCTCATTGCTCTTCGCTGTTTCGAAGCGATTTCGAGATTACGGATCAATCTGAATAAATCAAAGATTCTCGGTGTCAATGTTCTGCAAAAGTCTCTCCAGAAGTTTGCTTCCACACTCGACTGCCGCATCGATTCCTTCCCAACATATTTTGTTGGTCTGCCCCTTTCAGTGGGATCCCTGCCGAAGAGCATGTGGGAGAGGGTAACCA ATGCCCGGGGTCGGTTCTTAGAGAGTATGGAGAAAATTCGAAGAGACTTCTTGTGGTTTGGTAAGGAAAATCAGAGGAAGATTCATCTTCTAGAATGGAATCAGGTGTGCAAGGTTTTCAGAGAGGGAGTTGCGAATGTTAAGATTCTGAAGCTAATGAATTTAACACTGTTGGGGAAATGGGCTTGGCGATTTGCGTCGGATCAAGATGCCCTTTGGTCTTCGATTGTTAGAGGAAAGTATGGTGCTTCCCATGGAAACTGGTGGCCTAAAGATAAGTCACACTACAAGGTTTCTCAAATCTGGAAAGGAATTCTCAAAGCCAAAAACCATGTAATAGCTAACAGTAGATATGTGTTGGGCAATGGCTCAGCGACTCATTTCTAG